A section of the Dyella jiangningensis genome encodes:
- the ccoO gene encoding cytochrome-c oxidase, cbb3-type subunit II, which produces MAYKHFEAIEKHAALLGVLTAVMVSIGGLAEITPLFMEAHAVKAPAHVKPYDPLRLAGRDIYVREGCYLCHSQMIRALRAETERYGHYSVAEESVYDRPFQWGSKRTGPDLARVGGKYSDQWHELHLISPRQVVPQSNMPGYPWLVKAKLDASDIQARMRGLRKLGDPYTDADIDGAPAALEGKSEMDALVAYLQGLGIKNEPQVAAGAKPASDGGAP; this is translated from the coding sequence ATGGCCTACAAGCATTTCGAAGCCATCGAGAAACACGCCGCCCTGCTGGGCGTGCTCACTGCCGTCATGGTCTCCATCGGCGGCCTCGCCGAGATCACGCCGCTCTTCATGGAAGCGCACGCGGTCAAGGCGCCGGCACACGTCAAACCCTATGATCCACTGCGTCTCGCCGGCCGCGACATCTACGTGCGCGAAGGCTGCTATCTCTGCCACTCGCAGATGATCCGCGCCCTGCGTGCGGAGACGGAGCGTTACGGCCACTACTCGGTGGCGGAGGAGTCGGTGTACGACCGACCCTTCCAGTGGGGCTCCAAGCGTACCGGCCCGGACCTGGCCCGCGTCGGCGGCAAGTACTCGGACCAGTGGCATGAGTTGCACCTGATAAGTCCGCGCCAGGTCGTGCCGCAGTCGAACATGCCCGGTTATCCGTGGCTGGTGAAGGCCAAGCTGGACGCCAGCGATATCCAGGCGCGCATGCGCGGCTTGCGCAAGCTGGGCGACCCGTATACCGATGCCGACATCGACGGCGCTCCGGCGGCGCTGGAAGGCAAGAGCGAGATGGATGCGCTGGTGGCCTACCTGCAGGGACTGGGCATCAAGAACGAACCCCAGGTCGCCGCGGGCGCCAAGCCGGCCAGCGACGGAGGCGCGCCATGA
- a CDS encoding cbb3-type cytochrome oxidase subunit 3: MSEIWGHLTGVIIVTMMVAFICIWAWAWSGYHKKAFSRMAELPMEDEADNEHATHAIEGGKQP, encoded by the coding sequence ATGAGCGAGATCTGGGGTCACCTCACCGGGGTCATCATCGTGACGATGATGGTCGCCTTCATATGCATCTGGGCGTGGGCCTGGAGCGGCTATCACAAGAAGGCGTTTTCCCGCATGGCCGAGCTGCCGATGGAAGACGAAGCCGACAACGAACATGCCACGCACGCCATCGAGGGGGGCAAGCAGCCATGA
- the ccoP gene encoding cytochrome-c oxidase, cbb3-type subunit III: MSLFWSLWIMFLVVLNLGITLFLFLWAPRAKIPVQADGTSGHVWAHGVLREGVQKLPMWWVVLSAAMFVIGFAYLALYPGFGAFKGALGWTSHKELAEASAANEAKLDELMKRFSLYPIEQLAGDPAAQQLGERLFMDNCAACHGRAANGNVLLGAPDLTDNDWLYGGDGKDIYTSIHDGRSGVMPPWASLGEDNVDHLVQYVLSLSGSPHDEKAAEAGKPLFATCAACHGPDGKGNPALGAPNLTDHIWLHGGTVADIHKTIHDGRQGHMPAWSPRLTDDQIRVLAAYVYHVSHHGNASD; encoded by the coding sequence ATGAGCCTGTTCTGGTCGCTTTGGATCATGTTCCTGGTGGTGCTCAACCTGGGCATCACGCTGTTCCTCTTCCTGTGGGCGCCGCGCGCCAAGATCCCGGTGCAGGCGGACGGCACCAGCGGTCACGTGTGGGCCCACGGCGTGCTGCGCGAAGGCGTGCAGAAGCTGCCGATGTGGTGGGTCGTGCTGTCGGCGGCGATGTTCGTCATCGGCTTTGCGTACCTGGCGCTGTACCCGGGTTTCGGCGCCTTCAAGGGCGCGCTCGGGTGGACATCGCACAAGGAACTGGCGGAGGCCTCGGCAGCCAACGAAGCCAAGCTGGACGAGCTGATGAAGCGCTTTTCGCTTTATCCGATCGAACAGCTGGCCGGTGACCCGGCCGCGCAGCAGCTCGGCGAACGGCTGTTCATGGACAACTGCGCCGCGTGCCACGGCCGCGCCGCGAACGGCAACGTGCTGCTGGGCGCGCCCGACCTCACTGACAACGACTGGCTGTACGGCGGCGACGGCAAGGACATCTATACGTCCATCCATGACGGGCGCAGCGGCGTGATGCCGCCCTGGGCCAGCCTCGGCGAGGACAACGTGGACCATCTCGTGCAGTACGTGCTGAGCCTCTCCGGCTCGCCGCACGACGAGAAGGCGGCGGAAGCCGGCAAGCCGTTGTTCGCGACCTGCGCGGCCTGTCATGGACCGGACGGCAAGGGCAACCCCGCACTGGGCGCGCCGAACCTCACCGACCACATCTGGTTGCACGGCGGCACCGTCGCGGACATCCACAAGACCATCCACGATGGCCGACAGGGTCACATGCCGGCGTGGAGCCCACGCCTGACCGACGACCAGATCCGTGTACTTGCAGCCTACGTGTACCACGTCTCGCACCATGGCAATGCCAGCGACTAA
- a CDS encoding heavy metal translocating P-type ATPase, with amino-acid sequence MNSYEAWAHPRLAAQVLRPRRDGHSEVALRVESLQGAQKVLRLEQAIHALPGVSGVSVDAPARRVRVVWDTRRTTLPSLLQAFASMRCAAQPLRSDSIDDTRTREAHDMLKRMLVAGMFAMQVMTYAFVIYIGVVDFVDFTTRGLFRWLSLISTLPVVFYSTHPFTAGALRELREHRLGINLPVALAVWLVFLASTYSTVHGTGEIYFDSVTMFVFLLLAGRYVELRARHRSGALGDAVIDSTPLLAERRKPDGTLETVPAIELLPGDCVHLSEGSTVPADGVLESTRVQVDEALLTGESTPVTRQRGEHLAAGSVLLTGPAQLRVEHGGEATAVARIGALGARARLAREAALPRGDAELRRFVARVLALTVVTALGWLLVDPSRAFASAVAVLVIACPCAFALTAPAALTRALGVLAQRGVLVADSAALAALGRADLAMLDKTGTLTVPRLDRQDVDVLREGDANSALATAAALARESSHPVAQAVAHAAAGLPLLRAHEVSVTPGGGIAGEIDGRAWRLGHIGFALGLADGRPDDRLWLADDNGAFAAFRLRERPRDDAPSTVDALRADGMDLQIASGDIATRVAAVADALGIETWHAAQTPDSKLALLKTAHASGRVTLAVGDGTNDVPVLAGADVSAALATGTEVAQAQADLLLLHGHLHGLVEARAIARQVQHVIAQGRRWSLGYNLCAVPFAALGWVPPWLAAIGMSLSSLAVVVNAWRIGRQREATPPVLRA; translated from the coding sequence ATGAACAGCTACGAGGCATGGGCGCATCCCCGCCTGGCCGCCCAGGTATTGCGGCCTCGTCGTGACGGCCACAGCGAGGTGGCGCTGCGCGTGGAATCGCTGCAGGGTGCCCAGAAGGTGCTTCGTCTGGAACAGGCGATCCATGCGTTGCCGGGCGTGAGCGGGGTAAGCGTCGACGCACCGGCGCGGCGCGTCCGCGTGGTATGGGACACGCGTCGCACCACGCTTCCCTCCCTGCTCCAGGCCTTCGCGTCGATGCGCTGCGCCGCACAGCCGCTGCGCAGCGACAGCATCGACGACACGCGCACGCGCGAAGCACACGACATGCTCAAGCGCATGCTGGTGGCCGGCATGTTCGCGATGCAGGTGATGACCTATGCGTTCGTCATCTATATCGGCGTGGTCGATTTCGTGGATTTCACGACACGCGGCCTGTTCCGCTGGCTGAGCCTGATCTCCACGCTGCCGGTGGTGTTCTATTCCACGCATCCTTTCACCGCGGGCGCGCTGCGCGAGCTGCGCGAACACCGCCTGGGCATCAACCTGCCGGTGGCCCTGGCGGTGTGGCTGGTGTTTCTCGCCAGCACGTACAGCACCGTGCACGGCACGGGCGAGATCTATTTCGACTCGGTGACGATGTTCGTGTTCCTGCTGCTGGCCGGGCGCTACGTCGAATTGCGCGCGCGTCATCGCAGCGGTGCGCTGGGCGACGCGGTGATCGACAGCACGCCGCTGCTGGCCGAACGCCGCAAGCCCGACGGCACGCTGGAAACGGTGCCCGCGATCGAGCTGCTTCCGGGCGATTGCGTACACCTCTCCGAGGGCTCCACCGTGCCAGCCGATGGTGTGCTGGAAAGTACGCGCGTGCAGGTGGATGAGGCCTTGCTCACTGGCGAATCCACGCCGGTCACGCGCCAACGCGGCGAGCATCTGGCCGCGGGCAGCGTGCTGCTCACGGGCCCGGCCCAACTGCGCGTCGAACACGGTGGCGAAGCCACGGCGGTCGCGCGCATCGGTGCGCTTGGCGCCCGCGCACGCCTGGCGCGCGAGGCCGCGTTGCCACGTGGCGATGCGGAACTGCGGCGGTTCGTGGCGCGCGTGCTGGCGCTCACCGTGGTGACGGCACTTGGCTGGCTGCTGGTCGATCCGTCCAGGGCGTTCGCCAGCGCCGTCGCCGTGCTGGTCATCGCCTGCCCCTGCGCCTTCGCGTTGACCGCTCCCGCCGCCCTTACGCGTGCCCTCGGCGTGCTGGCGCAGCGCGGCGTGCTGGTCGCCGACAGCGCGGCGCTCGCCGCCCTGGGTCGCGCCGATCTCGCCATGCTGGACAAGACGGGCACGCTGACCGTGCCTCGTCTCGATCGACAGGACGTCGACGTGCTGCGCGAAGGCGACGCGAACTCGGCGCTTGCCACCGCGGCGGCGCTGGCGCGCGAAAGCTCCCATCCGGTGGCGCAGGCGGTCGCGCACGCGGCGGCCGGCCTTCCGTTGCTGCGCGCGCACGAGGTGTCAGTGACGCCGGGCGGCGGCATCGCAGGCGAGATCGATGGACGTGCATGGCGGCTGGGCCACATCGGCTTTGCACTGGGTCTCGCCGATGGCCGCCCGGACGACCGCTTGTGGCTGGCCGACGACAACGGCGCATTCGCCGCTTTCCGGCTGCGCGAGCGGCCGCGTGACGATGCGCCATCGACCGTGGATGCCCTGCGCGCGGACGGCATGGATCTGCAGATCGCCAGTGGCGATATCGCAACCCGTGTGGCCGCCGTCGCCGACGCGCTTGGCATCGAGACCTGGCATGCCGCGCAGACGCCCGACAGCAAGCTCGCCTTGTTGAAGACAGCCCATGCAAGCGGCCGCGTCACGCTCGCCGTGGGCGACGGCACCAACGACGTGCCGGTACTGGCCGGCGCCGACGTGTCCGCCGCCCTCGCCACGGGCACCGAAGTGGCGCAGGCGCAAGCCGATCTCCTGCTGCTGCACGGACACCTGCACGGCTTGGTGGAGGCGCGTGCGATCGCACGCCAGGTGCAGCATGTCATCGCGCAGGGACGCCGCTGGTCGCTGGGCTACAACCTCTGCGCGGTGCCGTTCGCGGCACTGGGTTGGGTTCCGCCGTGGCTGGCCGCGATCGGCATGTCGCTCAGCTCGCTGGCCGTCGTCGTCAACGCCTGGCGCATCGGCCGCCAGCGCGAAGCCACGCCTCCGGTGCTGCGCGCGTGA
- the ccoS gene encoding cbb3-type cytochrome oxidase assembly protein CcoS, whose protein sequence is MNILLALIPVTLLIIVVAIGIFFWAVNHRQFDDLDSPGVLPLMEEEPVERARAEAAVAPGTRAGETAGPSRTPR, encoded by the coding sequence GTGAACATCCTGCTCGCCCTCATCCCCGTCACGCTGCTGATCATCGTCGTGGCGATCGGCATCTTCTTCTGGGCGGTGAATCACCGGCAATTCGACGACCTGGACAGTCCCGGTGTGCTGCCGTTGATGGAAGAGGAACCGGTCGAACGCGCACGGGCAGAGGCTGCAGTGGCGCCCGGCACGAGAGCCGGCGAAACCGCCGGCCCGTCGCGTACCCCGCGCTGA
- a CDS encoding helix-turn-helix domain-containing protein, which produces MDSTRIETTCAEGQACREAEGGATSFCGSCAFSEACTSSGYGKSDLAALHCLVEHVHAHDAGEHVFRRGESFRALYAVRRGAVKTSLFSRDGREQVLGFYLPGEIIGLNGIYPDCYPCDALTLEKAEFCRFSFPAMSSLASVLPVVQRHLFRLLSKELGMASLLAGEHTADERVAAFLVDLSERYARRGLPFEQYRLPMSRSDIASYLRLAPETVSRVLSRFRQQGWVAVEGRGVKLQHMEALREAGVALRPMQASA; this is translated from the coding sequence ATGGACTCGACACGCATCGAGACGACTTGCGCGGAAGGACAGGCCTGCCGCGAGGCCGAAGGCGGCGCCACGTCCTTCTGTGGAAGCTGCGCCTTCTCCGAAGCGTGCACGTCCAGCGGTTACGGCAAGTCCGACCTCGCCGCACTGCATTGCCTGGTGGAGCATGTCCATGCGCATGACGCCGGCGAACACGTGTTTCGACGCGGCGAATCGTTTCGCGCGCTCTATGCAGTGCGCCGCGGTGCGGTGAAGACGTCGCTGTTCAGCCGCGACGGGCGCGAGCAGGTGCTGGGTTTCTATCTGCCCGGCGAGATCATCGGCCTCAACGGCATCTATCCCGATTGCTACCCCTGCGATGCGCTCACGCTTGAGAAAGCCGAATTCTGCCGTTTCTCGTTTCCGGCCATGAGCAGCCTCGCGTCGGTGCTGCCGGTGGTGCAGCGCCACCTGTTCCGCCTGTTGAGCAAGGAACTGGGCATGGCCAGCCTGCTGGCCGGCGAACACACGGCGGACGAGCGCGTGGCCGCCTTCCTGGTGGATCTGAGCGAACGCTATGCGCGGCGCGGTTTGCCATTCGAGCAGTACCGCCTGCCCATGTCGCGCAGCGACATCGCGAGTTACCTGCGCCTGGCGCCGGAGACGGTCAGCCGCGTGCTGAGCCGTTTCCGCCAGCAGGGCTGGGTGGCGGTCGAAGGGCGTGGCGTGAAGCTCCAGCACATGGAGGCGTTGCGCGAAGCGGGTGTGGCGCTGCGACCGATGCAGGCAAGCGCCTAG
- a CDS encoding tryptophan halogenase family protein, which yields MARLKKILVVGGGTAGWLAACYLAKAVNAVDPASVQVHLVESSNIGLLGVGEATFPSIRGTLSAIGLDERRFLVGATATYKQGIHYRHWVRPPGSPGHSHFFHPFSQPSQRPGGPELLPYWLLGAAPDGMSFADAVTMQSALVERNRAPKRPTDPDYQGPMNHAFHFDAACFAKVLAEHGQDALGVKRHVATVDRVELDEHGAIDRVITHELGELTADLYVDCTGLRGSLIGSAMQSPFRSRRDVLFADRAVAMQVPYERPDTPIPSYTISTAQEAGWIWDIGLQKRRGVGYVYSSRHTDDARAEEVFRRYLGPAADDLKAMHIKFETGYRPEHWRRNCVAVGLAGGFVEPLESTGIALIELATYLLTHLLPGDTGDMERAARHFNEMMVARYDRIIDFIKMHYCLSQRRDSKFWTDNADPASIPQTLQDKLALWRHRPPHRLDFVSDLEMFLVSSWQYVLYGMEFKTDLEPMRSAYPHLEEARQEFAMIRQVADHAAHDLPNHRSLVEQFCREYHERPGAVLSNEAVA from the coding sequence ATGGCACGATTGAAGAAGATCCTCGTGGTGGGTGGCGGTACGGCCGGATGGCTTGCCGCGTGTTACCTTGCCAAGGCGGTGAACGCGGTCGATCCCGCCAGCGTGCAGGTGCATCTGGTGGAGTCGAGCAACATCGGCCTGCTCGGCGTGGGCGAGGCGACGTTTCCATCGATCCGCGGCACGCTGTCCGCCATAGGTCTGGACGAACGACGTTTTTTGGTCGGCGCCACGGCGACCTACAAGCAAGGCATCCACTATCGCCATTGGGTGAGGCCGCCGGGCTCGCCTGGCCATAGCCACTTCTTCCATCCCTTCAGTCAGCCCAGCCAACGGCCGGGCGGGCCGGAGTTGTTGCCGTACTGGTTGCTGGGCGCGGCGCCCGATGGCATGTCTTTCGCCGACGCGGTGACCATGCAGAGCGCCCTGGTCGAGCGCAATCGTGCACCCAAGCGCCCGACGGACCCCGATTACCAGGGACCGATGAACCATGCCTTCCATTTCGACGCCGCGTGCTTCGCCAAGGTGCTCGCGGAACATGGGCAGGACGCACTGGGTGTCAAGCGCCATGTCGCGACGGTGGATCGCGTGGAGCTCGATGAGCACGGCGCCATCGATCGCGTGATCACCCATGAACTGGGTGAACTCACCGCCGATCTCTACGTGGATTGCACCGGCCTGCGCGGCTCGCTGATCGGTAGCGCCATGCAGTCGCCGTTCCGCAGCCGGCGCGACGTGTTGTTCGCCGATCGCGCGGTCGCCATGCAGGTGCCGTACGAGCGTCCCGACACACCGATTCCGTCGTACACCATTTCCACGGCGCAGGAGGCCGGCTGGATCTGGGACATCGGCCTGCAGAAGCGTCGCGGCGTGGGCTACGTGTATTCCTCGCGCCATACGGACGATGCACGCGCCGAGGAGGTGTTCCGTCGCTATCTCGGCCCCGCCGCCGACGACCTGAAGGCGATGCATATCAAGTTCGAAACCGGTTATCGCCCGGAGCACTGGCGCAGGAACTGCGTCGCCGTCGGCCTCGCCGGTGGTTTCGTGGAGCCGCTGGAGTCGACCGGCATCGCGCTGATCGAGCTGGCGACCTATCTGCTCACGCATTTGCTGCCCGGCGACACGGGCGACATGGAACGCGCGGCGCGTCATTTCAACGAGATGATGGTGGCGCGATACGACCGCATCATCGATTTCATCAAGATGCACTACTGCCTGAGCCAGCGCCGCGATTCCAAGTTCTGGACGGACAATGCCGACCCGGCCAGCATCCCGCAGACCTTGCAGGACAAGCTGGCGCTATGGAGGCACCGGCCGCCGCATCGCCTGGATTTCGTCAGCGACCTGGAAATGTTCCTGGTATCGAGCTGGCAATACGTGCTCTACGGCATGGAGTTCAAGACGGACCTCGAACCCATGCGCAGCGCCTACCCGCACCTCGAGGAGGCGCGCCAGGAGTTCGCGATGATCCGGCAGGTGGCGGACCACGCGGCCCACGACCTGCCCAATCATCGGTCGCTGGTGGAACAGTTCTGCCGTGAATACCACGAGCGGCCGGGAGCCGTGCTGTCGAACGAGGCCGTGGCCTAG
- a CDS encoding TonB-dependent receptor, protein MKLRYSALYVAMSLVLAPGVVLAADQDATSQDQSQGSAPVEKKVKQLDAIQVSATKRETPLQKTPVAVSAITPDTLDKERVMTVQDLTKLVPGLQGTSQGDHGVVTLTLRGIGNDSAKTEYADPEVATFVDGVYAPRAEAASGLLLDMDGVEVLRGPQGTLWGRNSTAGAISFQTAKPDINAGFYGNAQIDAGSYNQMGARAAVNLPISNTFAMRVAVVHEQHDGYVDYQNPGALLPSVAQQQAAYLASGGTAANFRPIDPSVFVQGGDKYNAQDQSAARVSALWQPNEAFKWNLSYEYFIDRGTPDMSLMQTPRQGQDFWSALIDTAPYLHRNSGTLRSRMDWNINDGMQFSYVAGYNRFSGKSQFDQDNGVQVPTSFSTGASNQNDRTNYSNYKSYSHEFDLRSVGQQTLDWIVGAYYGYEDNNIRFDIPIMNGTQYGSVSWQGSFIQPKETVDSKAVFGQATWHMSDHWRLTGGLRWSDDEKKNIGGRGWGWDYDPTVPQVPIAVSTIPSAATGFAVSTYNDAKYSDDEVTWLARIDTDVGDNGLLYGSVSTGYKSGGTQDAGTLYKPEKLTNYEVGAKFAFLDGHMTWNSALYYEDFKDFQLSAPITYPDGNRGLGFNNVGGSTKVIGFESELAFQQQDDRANFVLSYIPKKELGTLLYAGSNDYQGLPACAPQSGIASCMDITGNDLPHAPTFSLTAIYEHDFHLGNGGRLTPRFSGQYQTDQWLSTFNLGDGDKQKAYFRGDLSLRYTEPQDRWWVNAYVQNFTDGRVRTSAGRFQLAPGVYQYVSQYLPPRVFGVQLGVWF, encoded by the coding sequence ATGAAGCTGCGCTACTCGGCGTTGTACGTTGCCATGTCGCTGGTGCTCGCTCCTGGCGTGGTGCTGGCAGCCGACCAGGACGCGACGTCCCAGGACCAGTCACAGGGTTCGGCACCGGTCGAAAAGAAGGTCAAGCAGTTGGACGCGATCCAGGTCAGTGCGACCAAGCGCGAAACGCCGCTGCAGAAAACCCCGGTCGCCGTCAGTGCCATCACGCCCGACACGCTCGACAAGGAGCGCGTGATGACGGTGCAGGACCTGACCAAGCTGGTCCCGGGCCTGCAGGGCACCTCGCAGGGTGACCATGGCGTCGTGACGCTGACCTTGCGCGGTATCGGCAACGACAGCGCCAAGACCGAATACGCCGACCCCGAGGTCGCCACCTTCGTCGATGGCGTGTATGCGCCGCGCGCCGAAGCCGCTTCCGGCCTGCTGCTGGACATGGACGGCGTCGAAGTGCTGCGCGGTCCGCAGGGCACGTTGTGGGGTCGCAACTCCACGGCCGGTGCGATCAGCTTCCAGACGGCCAAACCGGACATCAATGCCGGCTTCTACGGCAACGCCCAGATCGATGCCGGCAGCTACAACCAGATGGGCGCGCGCGCCGCGGTGAACCTGCCCATCAGCAATACGTTCGCGATGCGCGTGGCGGTGGTGCACGAGCAGCACGATGGTTATGTGGACTACCAGAACCCCGGCGCGCTGCTGCCATCCGTGGCGCAACAGCAGGCGGCCTATCTGGCCAGTGGCGGCACCGCGGCCAATTTCCGCCCGATCGACCCCAGCGTGTTCGTGCAGGGCGGCGACAAGTACAACGCGCAGGACCAGTCGGCCGCGCGCGTGAGTGCGTTGTGGCAGCCGAACGAAGCGTTCAAGTGGAACCTGTCGTACGAGTACTTCATCGATCGCGGCACGCCGGACATGAGCCTGATGCAGACGCCGCGCCAGGGCCAGGATTTCTGGTCGGCGCTGATCGACACCGCCCCGTACCTGCACCGCAATTCGGGCACGCTTCGCAGCCGCATGGATTGGAACATCAACGACGGCATGCAGTTCAGCTATGTCGCCGGCTACAACCGTTTCTCGGGCAAGAGCCAGTTCGACCAGGACAACGGCGTGCAGGTGCCCACCAGCTTCAGCACGGGCGCATCGAACCAGAACGATCGCACCAACTATTCCAATTACAAGAGCTACAGCCACGAGTTCGACCTGCGTTCGGTAGGCCAGCAGACGCTCGACTGGATCGTCGGCGCGTACTACGGCTACGAAGACAACAACATCCGCTTCGACATCCCGATCATGAACGGCACGCAGTACGGCTCGGTGTCGTGGCAGGGCTCCTTCATCCAGCCGAAGGAGACGGTGGATTCGAAGGCGGTGTTCGGCCAGGCGACCTGGCATATGTCCGACCACTGGCGCCTGACCGGCGGCCTGCGCTGGTCCGACGACGAGAAGAAGAACATCGGCGGCCGCGGCTGGGGTTGGGATTACGACCCGACCGTGCCGCAGGTGCCGATCGCGGTGAGCACGATACCGAGCGCGGCGACCGGTTTCGCCGTATCGACCTACAACGACGCGAAGTACAGCGACGACGAAGTCACCTGGCTGGCGCGCATCGACACCGACGTCGGCGACAACGGCCTGCTGTACGGCAGCGTCTCCACCGGCTACAAGTCGGGCGGCACGCAGGACGCCGGCACGCTGTACAAGCCCGAGAAGCTGACCAACTACGAAGTCGGCGCGAAGTTCGCGTTCCTCGATGGCCACATGACGTGGAACAGCGCGTTGTACTACGAGGACTTCAAGGACTTCCAGCTGTCCGCGCCCATCACGTACCCGGATGGCAATCGCGGCCTCGGTTTCAACAACGTGGGCGGCAGCACCAAGGTCATCGGCTTCGAATCCGAACTCGCCTTCCAGCAGCAGGATGACCGCGCCAACTTCGTGCTGTCGTATATCCCGAAGAAGGAGCTCGGCACGCTGCTCTATGCCGGCAGCAATGACTACCAGGGTCTGCCGGCGTGTGCGCCGCAGTCGGGCATCGCCAGTTGCATGGACATCACGGGCAACGATTTGCCGCATGCGCCGACGTTCTCGCTCACGGCGATCTATGAGCACGATTTCCACCTGGGCAACGGTGGTCGCCTGACGCCGCGCTTCAGCGGCCAATACCAGACCGACCAGTGGCTGAGCACGTTCAACCTGGGCGATGGCGACAAGCAGAAGGCGTACTTCCGCGGGGACCTCTCGCTGCGCTACACCGAGCCGCAGGATCGCTGGTGGGTGAACGCGTACGTGCAGAACTTCACCGACGGTCGCGTGCGCACCAGCGCGGGGCGCTTCCAGCTCGCGCCGGGCGTGTACCAGTACGTATCGCAATACCTGCCGCCACGCGTCTTCGGCGTGCAGCTGGGCGTCTGGTTCTGA